A genomic window from Oceanispirochaeta sp. M1 includes:
- a CDS encoding ABC transporter ATP-binding protein yields the protein MNNTSDHNEKSILRIEKLDKSFGGLHAVDSVSFDVRPGMIKAVIGPNGAGKTTLFNMIAGYFPPSGGQVFFQDTLITGMKPYQVAGQGILRTFQNLKLSSHLSVLDNVLLGRHRVGKAEFLSGMLALKRSRKEEKEAEEAVLPILEWLNIIDQKDTELGNLSFGNQRAVELARALASDPPMLLLDEPAAGLNMHETEDLAQRLQTIKEQGRTILLVEHDMSLVMDISDEIVVLNFGQKIAEGEPKDIQKNEEVIRIYLGDDDA from the coding sequence GTGAATAATACTTCAGATCACAATGAAAAAAGTATTCTCCGCATAGAGAAGCTTGATAAGTCCTTCGGTGGACTCCACGCAGTAGACTCGGTCTCTTTTGATGTAAGGCCCGGGATGATCAAGGCTGTGATCGGACCAAACGGTGCCGGAAAGACGACCCTCTTTAATATGATCGCCGGCTATTTTCCACCCAGCGGTGGTCAGGTCTTTTTTCAGGATACTCTTATCACCGGAATGAAACCCTATCAGGTCGCAGGGCAGGGAATCCTGCGGACATTTCAGAACCTTAAGCTCAGCAGCCACCTCTCTGTTCTGGATAATGTACTTCTGGGTCGTCACAGGGTAGGAAAGGCGGAGTTCCTTTCGGGGATGCTTGCATTAAAAAGAAGCAGGAAGGAAGAGAAGGAGGCCGAAGAGGCCGTTCTCCCTATTCTTGAGTGGCTGAATATCATCGATCAGAAAGATACGGAGCTGGGAAATCTCTCCTTTGGAAATCAGAGAGCCGTTGAACTTGCAAGAGCGCTGGCCTCTGATCCTCCCATGCTTCTTCTGGATGAACCGGCTGCCGGACTGAATATGCATGAAACAGAAGACCTTGCCCAGAGGCTTCAGACCATAAAAGAGCAAGGGAGAACCATACTGCTGGTAGAGCATGATATGTCCCTGGTTATGGATATTTCTGATGAGATAGTGGTTTTGAATTTCGGACAGAAAATTGCCGAAGGAGAACCAAAGGACATTCAGAAGAATGAAGAGGTAATCCGTATCTATCTGGGAGATGATGATGCTTAA
- a CDS encoding phosphatase PAP2 family protein: MQTSILQYFQNIATPFLDHAAEYATMLGEEGVYILIIAVFYWAVSKKKGFIMASTLLISLFLNTFLKLIFHTPRPFEAIPDLQGKRLETATGYSFPSGHTQGASSFYATLIYLFKNRILRILCVLAILFVGISRLYLGVHWPVDVLGGWIFGIGTAWYIASRINTLWENPEGLKRFLYIFMLFAAVITIVMIALEFISFKGSVKIDDFFKGSGMVLGCFCGFLLETSHMGFDPASGGRAKKALRVLLGLLGVLILQNGLKLILPDYFLSHFFRYGVMGFWITYLFPMLGIRLRLF; this comes from the coding sequence ATGCAGACTTCAATACTTCAGTACTTTCAGAATATTGCCACTCCTTTCCTGGATCATGCGGCGGAATACGCAACAATGCTGGGTGAAGAAGGGGTCTATATTCTCATTATCGCAGTTTTTTACTGGGCTGTTTCCAAGAAGAAGGGATTTATCATGGCATCCACCCTTCTTATTTCTCTATTCCTCAATACTTTTCTTAAACTGATATTTCATACACCCCGTCCCTTTGAGGCAATCCCCGACTTACAGGGAAAGCGTCTTGAAACAGCGACGGGATATTCATTTCCCAGCGGACATACCCAGGGGGCATCCAGTTTTTATGCAACCCTCATATACCTGTTTAAAAACAGGATTCTCAGAATCCTATGTGTCCTGGCAATTCTTTTTGTAGGAATTTCAAGGTTATACCTGGGGGTTCACTGGCCTGTGGATGTCCTGGGAGGATGGATTTTCGGGATCGGTACCGCCTGGTATATTGCTTCAAGAATTAATACTCTATGGGAGAATCCTGAAGGACTGAAACGTTTTCTTTATATCTTTATGCTGTTCGCCGCAGTAATCACCATTGTTATGATTGCTCTTGAGTTCATCAGCTTTAAAGGAAGCGTTAAGATTGATGATTTTTTTAAGGGTTCCGGTATGGTTCTGGGCTGTTTTTGTGGATTCCTGCTGGAGACGAGTCATATGGGCTTTGATCCTGCTTCCGGCGGCAGGGCTAAGAAAGCTCTGAGAGTTCTCTTAGGACTTCTGGGAGTCCTGATACTGCAGAACGGCCTCAAGCTGATACTTCCTGATTACTTTTTAAGTCACTTCTTTCGCTATGGAGTAATGGGATTCTGGATTACATACCTTTTTCCTATGCTGGGCATCAGGCTCAGACTCTTTTAA
- a CDS encoding phenylacetate--CoA ligase family protein, which produces MIYSKENETMLREDLEQLQVERLQMTLHQVYKNVSFFRNLYDEKNIQIEEVKSLEDLKSLPLTSKEDLRESYPYEAFAVPLRDIVRIHSTSGTSGNPIVVGYTKHDIKIWSSLAARVLSAVGITEHDLVQIAFDYSHSTGGLGFHYGAEEIGASVIPASGEDIMKQVQIMKDYRSSALISTPGYALHLISALEEKGMDPQELNLSIGLFGAEPWSEKLRSEVESKLKIEAFDNYGLSEIIGPGVAFECEHHNGLHVNEDHFIVEVINPDTGEVLPDGETGELVFTTITKQGFPLIRYRTGDISCILTDECPCERTSRRIRRISGRSDDMMIVDGNNLFPSQVEAVLFEIEGVEPHFQIILDREEGLDVIELKVEVSSRLYSFDEVREVQNFQEKIHHHMITSLGLHAKISLVESKSLGRSTGGKVQRVVDRRNL; this is translated from the coding sequence ATGATATATTCCAAAGAAAATGAAACAATGCTCCGTGAAGACCTGGAACAGCTTCAGGTGGAGCGTCTGCAGATGACCCTGCATCAGGTTTATAAAAACGTATCCTTTTTCAGAAATCTATATGATGAAAAAAATATCCAGATCGAAGAGGTTAAATCTCTTGAAGATCTGAAATCTCTACCACTGACTTCCAAAGAGGATCTGAGAGAGAGCTACCCCTACGAGGCCTTTGCTGTCCCCTTAAGGGATATCGTCCGTATCCATTCCACATCGGGTACAAGCGGAAATCCCATAGTTGTGGGATATACAAAACATGATATTAAAATCTGGTCATCCCTTGCTGCCCGTGTTTTGAGTGCTGTGGGTATTACCGAACATGATCTGGTACAGATTGCCTTTGACTATTCACACTCTACCGGAGGGCTGGGCTTCCATTACGGCGCCGAGGAGATCGGTGCTTCCGTAATTCCCGCTTCCGGTGAGGATATTATGAAACAGGTTCAGATCATGAAGGACTATCGCAGTTCCGCTCTCATATCGACTCCCGGCTATGCCCTGCATCTGATCTCCGCACTGGAAGAGAAGGGGATGGACCCTCAGGAACTGAATCTCTCTATCGGATTGTTCGGTGCCGAGCCCTGGAGTGAGAAGCTCCGGAGTGAAGTGGAATCCAAACTCAAGATAGAGGCCTTTGATAACTATGGACTAAGTGAGATTATCGGTCCGGGTGTCGCCTTTGAGTGTGAACATCATAATGGACTGCATGTGAATGAAGATCATTTTATTGTTGAGGTTATCAATCCTGATACAGGAGAGGTTCTACCAGACGGGGAGACAGGTGAGCTTGTTTTTACTACTATCACCAAACAGGGATTCCCGTTGATCCGCTACAGAACAGGAGATATCTCCTGCATCCTTACTGATGAATGTCCCTGTGAGCGGACAAGCCGAAGGATCAGGAGAATCTCAGGACGCAGTGATGATATGATGATTGTGGACGGAAATAATCTATTCCCCTCACAGGTGGAAGCAGTCCTTTTTGAAATTGAGGGTGTGGAGCCTCATTTCCAGATAATCCTGGACAGAGAAGAGGGTCTGGATGTTATTGAACTTAAGGTAGAGGTGAGCAGCAGGCTCTATTCCTTTGATGAAGTCAGAGAAGTTCAGAACTTTCAGGAAAAAATTCATCATCATATGATTACGAGTCTGGGACTTCATGCTAAAATCTCTCTGGTAGAATCAAAAAGCCTGGGACGAAGCACAGGCGGTAAAGTCCAGCGGGTTGTAGACCGGCGGAATCTGTAG
- a CDS encoding branched-chain amino acid ABC transporter permease, with amino-acid sequence MKRYKSVIILLAAIILIQLSAVLLGKAFLLTQLTMSAYYVLVAVGLCMVMGYAGQISMGQAGFFAIGGYTTASLTTINFAEKSGTVLYKLLDSMGLLISKETLYGDMHIYLNPWITLLAVILIAGSSAYVLGVPVLKLKGHYLAMATMGFGIIVYRLVLGSKVFGEADGISNVPAFPLIPGLEVSGDFQSRISNYYIAWTLVILGMILLINLINSRVGRALRSLHGSEDAADAMGVDTSRYKVIVFVIGAIFAAVAGFFMTHYNGGIGPSEAGVLKSVRYVSIVAVGGMANLWGALIMGLVLNFLSLRGVFGHLDDAVFGVVLVFIMMFMPEGFICKSFWKGLLDGVRSLLKGKKSSDGISAVSEGVSGE; translated from the coding sequence ATGAAGCGATATAAATCAGTTATCATTCTGCTGGCTGCAATTATTCTGATTCAGCTTTCAGCGGTTCTTCTAGGTAAGGCCTTTCTTCTTACACAGCTCACCATGTCGGCCTACTATGTTCTTGTGGCTGTGGGTCTCTGCATGGTCATGGGTTATGCAGGTCAGATTTCGATGGGGCAGGCAGGTTTTTTTGCCATCGGCGGGTATACCACTGCAAGCCTGACAACTATCAATTTCGCGGAGAAATCAGGCACAGTTTTATATAAGCTCCTCGATTCCATGGGGCTCCTTATTTCAAAGGAGACACTCTACGGTGATATGCATATCTATCTGAATCCATGGATTACTCTGCTGGCTGTTATTTTAATCGCAGGAAGCTCCGCCTATGTGCTGGGTGTTCCTGTTCTGAAACTGAAAGGGCATTATCTGGCCATGGCGACCATGGGATTCGGGATCATTGTCTACCGTCTCGTTCTCGGGTCCAAGGTATTCGGCGAAGCTGACGGAATCTCAAATGTTCCGGCATTTCCTCTGATTCCCGGTCTTGAGGTCAGCGGTGACTTTCAAAGCCGAATCAGCAATTATTATATTGCCTGGACTCTGGTCATTCTGGGAATGATTCTGTTGATCAATCTGATCAACTCCCGGGTTGGAAGGGCATTGCGATCCCTCCACGGAAGTGAGGATGCCGCCGATGCCATGGGAGTGGATACATCACGCTACAAGGTCATCGTATTTGTTATCGGAGCTATTTTTGCAGCGGTGGCAGGATTTTTTATGACACACTATAACGGCGGCATCGGTCCCTCGGAAGCAGGGGTTCTGAAGTCGGTGCGTTATGTCTCAATTGTTGCCGTTGGTGGAATGGCCAATCTCTGGGGAGCTCTTATTATGGGGCTGGTTCTGAACTTCCTCTCTCTCCGCGGAGTCTTCGGTCATCTGGATGATGCAGTATTCGGAGTTGTTCTTGTTTTTATTATGATGTTTATGCCCGAGGGGTTTATATGCAAATCTTTCTGGAAAGGTCTACTGGACGGAGTTCGATCTCTGCTTAAAGGGAAAAAATCTTCAGACGGAATCTCTGCAGTTTCTGAGGGAGTCTCCGGTGAATAA
- a CDS encoding ABC transporter ATP-binding protein, with translation MMLKIRNLESGYDKLNVLKGVSLHVNPGEIVTIIGANGAGKTTLLNTIVSLVKPTAGTITLKGQDVSGASSDKIVKNGCVLCPEGRQLFPAMTVRENLVLGAYTLYNKREGKKASEYLEDIYSMFPVLKERRTQLAGTLSGGEQQMVAIGRALMSGPDLLLMDEPSMGLAPIIVKNIFKAVEELRRQGKTILIVEQNAKAVLEIADHGYVMETGSLVMEGNAADLLGNNDVKRAYLGKDYNEFTD, from the coding sequence ATGATGCTTAAAATACGAAATCTGGAATCGGGATACGATAAGCTCAATGTTCTTAAAGGAGTGAGCCTTCATGTGAATCCAGGTGAAATTGTGACAATCATAGGTGCCAACGGGGCGGGGAAAACTACATTGCTTAATACCATTGTTTCCCTGGTAAAGCCGACCGCAGGAACCATCACTCTTAAGGGACAGGATGTCTCTGGCGCATCCTCTGATAAAATTGTTAAAAACGGATGTGTCCTCTGCCCGGAAGGAAGACAGCTTTTTCCCGCCATGACGGTTAGGGAAAATCTGGTTCTGGGGGCATACACCCTTTATAATAAGAGGGAAGGGAAAAAAGCATCGGAGTATCTTGAAGATATCTACTCCATGTTCCCTGTCCTTAAGGAACGTAGAACTCAGCTGGCCGGAACACTTTCGGGTGGTGAACAGCAGATGGTTGCCATCGGCCGGGCATTGATGTCAGGTCCCGATCTGCTTCTGATGGATGAACCCTCAATGGGGCTGGCTCCGATCATAGTAAAAAATATATTCAAAGCCGTAGAAGAGCTGCGGCGGCAGGGGAAAACAATCCTCATTGTCGAGCAGAATGCAAAGGCCGTCCTTGAGATTGCCGATCATGGTTATGTTATGGAAACCGGGAGCCTCGTAATGGAGGGAAACGCCGCCGACCTGCTGGGTAACAACGATGTTAAGCGGGCCTATCTTGGTAAAGACTATAATGAGTTCACTGACTGA
- a CDS encoding ABC transporter substrate-binding protein, with product MKKILAVLLVVGLITGSAFAMGQSDEGSIKIGAILAVTGGASFLGAPEARTMEMVVEDLNAAGGINGKMIELIIKDSAANPEKAISFAKQLIEEDQVIAIVGPSTSGETMQIKDLCESYKVPLVSCAAAEAIVNPQAAYVFKTPQKDSYVAKWIYTTMKDMEIEKIGVIAANTGFGNAGKGQLEKYASEMGIEIVISETYDKAATDLTALLTKVNAQGVDAVVNWSIVPAQSIVPKNMKQLGMDVPLFQSHGFGNIKYVEAAGEAAEGIIFPAGRLLVADKLPEDHPQKANLVAYKDAYEAKYNEVVSTFGGHGYDAIMLVIEALKNSTTLDREGVRDSLESISGFPGTGGIFNFTADDHNGLGMESLEMLTVIDGQFDFYK from the coding sequence ATGAAAAAGATTCTGGCAGTCCTTCTTGTCGTAGGGCTTATTACAGGTTCTGCTTTTGCCATGGGACAAAGCGATGAGGGCAGTATTAAGATTGGAGCCATTCTGGCTGTAACCGGAGGGGCCTCTTTTCTGGGTGCTCCAGAGGCAAGAACCATGGAAATGGTTGTGGAAGATCTCAATGCCGCAGGCGGAATTAACGGAAAGATGATTGAGCTGATTATTAAAGACTCTGCCGCCAATCCCGAAAAGGCCATATCCTTTGCCAAACAGCTTATCGAAGAAGATCAGGTTATTGCAATTGTAGGACCCTCAACAAGCGGTGAAACCATGCAGATTAAAGATCTCTGTGAATCCTATAAGGTTCCCCTGGTTTCCTGTGCCGCAGCTGAGGCTATTGTTAATCCTCAAGCTGCATATGTCTTTAAAACACCTCAGAAAGACAGCTATGTGGCAAAATGGATCTACACAACCATGAAAGATATGGAAATTGAAAAGATTGGTGTTATTGCTGCCAATACAGGTTTTGGAAATGCCGGAAAGGGGCAGCTTGAGAAATATGCCTCTGAAATGGGAATCGAAATTGTAATCTCGGAAACATATGATAAAGCAGCAACTGACCTGACCGCTCTTCTTACAAAAGTTAATGCCCAGGGTGTGGATGCCGTTGTAAACTGGTCTATCGTACCTGCTCAGTCAATTGTTCCTAAAAACATGAAACAGCTCGGTATGGATGTTCCGCTTTTTCAGAGCCATGGTTTCGGTAATATCAAGTATGTTGAAGCCGCAGGTGAGGCTGCCGAAGGTATCATTTTCCCCGCTGGACGACTGCTTGTTGCAGATAAGCTGCCTGAAGATCATCCTCAGAAAGCCAATCTTGTAGCCTATAAAGATGCATACGAAGCCAAATATAATGAAGTTGTCAGTACATTCGGCGGCCACGGTTATGATGCGATCATGCTTGTCATCGAAGCGCTCAAAAATAGCACTACACTGGATCGGGAAGGAGTCAGAGACTCTCTGGAATCAATTTCCGGATTTCCAGGTACAGGGGGAATCTTCAACTTTACTGCAGATGACCACAATGGTCTGGGGATGGAATCTCTGGAAATGCTGACTGTCATAGATGGTCAGTTTGACTTCTACAAGTAA
- a CDS encoding branched-chain amino acid ABC transporter permease, whose product MSAEQVLQYIFAGITVGSIYAFVAIGYNIIYSTTGIINFAQGEFVMLGGMISYSLSGVMPLFPAIVLAVIITSLVGGLIENVFIRRMRKTSVMGMIVITVGISILLREAALYIWDEQIRALPFFTGSEISSVSIFGARISPQVIWVLAVTSVIVVALFFFLKFTLSGQAMRACSENPSAARLCGIRTDRMVNMSFMISAGIGALGGCVVSPLTQTHYAMGSDLAIKGFTVAILGGLGNPIAAVAAGILLGLIESFSISILPMAFKDVISIAILLIILVAKPSGLFGSSQASALKDY is encoded by the coding sequence ATGAGCGCTGAACAAGTTCTTCAATATATTTTTGCGGGTATCACCGTCGGCAGTATCTACGCCTTTGTGGCTATCGGATACAACATCATCTACAGTACAACGGGAATTATCAACTTTGCCCAGGGTGAGTTTGTTATGCTCGGCGGGATGATCTCATACTCTCTATCGGGAGTCATGCCTCTTTTTCCGGCAATTGTGCTGGCCGTCATTATCACATCCCTTGTTGGCGGTCTTATAGAAAACGTCTTTATCAGACGGATGAGGAAGACCTCGGTCATGGGGATGATTGTCATTACCGTAGGTATTTCCATACTTCTCAGGGAGGCCGCTTTGTATATCTGGGATGAACAGATCAGGGCTCTGCCATTTTTTACAGGATCAGAGATCTCCTCGGTCAGTATTTTCGGAGCCCGTATCTCTCCCCAGGTCATCTGGGTTCTGGCTGTCACCTCAGTCATAGTGGTGGCACTGTTTTTCTTTCTGAAATTCACCCTCAGCGGTCAGGCCATGAGAGCCTGTTCCGAAAATCCTTCGGCCGCCAGACTCTGCGGAATACGTACAGACAGGATGGTGAATATGTCCTTTATGATCTCCGCAGGTATCGGTGCTCTGGGAGGTTGTGTTGTTTCACCTCTGACCCAGACTCATTACGCCATGGGTTCTGACCTGGCTATCAAGGGATTTACGGTAGCCATTCTTGGGGGACTTGGAAATCCCATAGCTGCCGTAGCAGCAGGAATCCTGCTGGGACTGATTGAGTCTTTCAGCATCAGTATTCTCCCTATGGCTTTTAAGGATGTCATTTCCATCGCAATCCTTCTGATCATACTCGTTGCAAAACCAAGCGGACTCTTCGGTTCTTCCCAGGCCTCTGCATTGAAGGACTATTAG